Proteins co-encoded in one Nitrosopumilus sp. genomic window:
- a CDS encoding Lrp/AsnC ligand binding domain-containing protein produces MTNTSSIVFVLIMCAHKSMTNIINQLKEIDVVKEATLVDGPWRIIVKLQADNLDHLRDAVQWKLRKMEGIESTLSLVEYMK; encoded by the coding sequence ATGACAAATACTTCCAGTATTGTGTTTGTTTTGATAATGTGTGCACACAAATCAATGACTAACATAATAAATCAATTAAAGGAAATTGATGTTGTAAAAGAAGCCACATTAGTAGATGGTCCATGGAGAATTATTGTAAAATTACAAGCAGATAACTTGGATCATTTACGTGATGCCGTGCAATGGAAGCTAAGGAAGATGGAAGGAATTGAATCTACTTTGTCATTAGTTGAATATATGAAATAG
- a CDS encoding proton-conducting transporter membrane subunit — protein MLENFYLVYAIVGFFSLGAIFGLFSRGKPQHVYLTYIPSIIGSFLAIILSIVVFTSEDIHITLSSQQIFNFEIFIDGVASFFILIIGLISFAVSIYSLSYSKKFDDKKNNSNLGMLFNLFIISMMLVVASNNIFFFLIFWELMSLTSFFLVIYEHDNENNLKSGLTYLVMTHLGTAFILASFLFMYAQSGSFSFDSFRDAGIIPDYVRDIAFILAFIGFGTKAGVVPLHIWLPQAHPSAPSHVSALMSAVMLKIAIYGIVRYLFDFNSIDGSSHYLWWGLGVVVIGSISALVGILYALVERDIKRILAFSSIENIGIILIGLGLSVVFASFNLTSLSVLAFVASMFHTLNHAIFKGLLFMTAGSIHYSTHTKNIEDLGGLIKKMPWTGLMFLIGTIAIIGLPPLNGFISEWLILQSLLSVFQIPSTILQVSLAFASLALALTIGLAAATFVRLFGISFLSKSRTLKAANAVEVPRFMLAGKAILASSCIVLGILPFIGINLIATAFNLSYTPLNPFEPLSIITEDGKSFASLMMPTVLIILLSSFVSIFVLVKIIGSKTSVKKYNTWDCGFGGLSERTQYTATSLAEPLSRIFAVFYKPKNEIINYFYSDQNQYLKKSIEMSHTTRNIFDEFYDLTLSFSLYILNKIRKIQTGKINAYILYIMIALLSLLFAMGAGIIE, from the coding sequence TTGCTAGAAAATTTTTATCTTGTATATGCTATTGTAGGATTTTTTTCTTTAGGTGCAATATTCGGATTATTCTCTAGAGGAAAACCACAACATGTGTATTTAACATACATACCTTCCATCATTGGATCTTTTTTAGCAATTATTTTATCAATTGTTGTATTTACCTCTGAAGATATACACATAACTTTAAGTTCACAGCAAATTTTTAATTTTGAAATTTTTATTGATGGGGTTGCATCTTTCTTTATTTTAATAATTGGATTGATCTCATTTGCTGTTTCTATTTACTCTTTGTCGTATTCTAAAAAATTCGATGACAAAAAAAATAATTCTAATCTTGGAATGTTGTTTAACCTCTTCATTATTTCAATGATGTTAGTAGTTGCAAGTAACAATATTTTCTTTTTCTTGATCTTTTGGGAACTGATGTCCTTAACATCCTTCTTTTTAGTAATATATGAGCATGACAATGAAAACAATCTCAAGTCAGGTCTTACGTATCTTGTAATGACCCATCTTGGTACTGCCTTTATTCTGGCATCATTTCTATTCATGTATGCACAAAGTGGCAGTTTTAGTTTTGATTCTTTTAGGGACGCAGGAATAATTCCGGACTATGTGCGAGACATTGCCTTTATTCTGGCTTTCATAGGGTTTGGCACAAAGGCAGGCGTGGTTCCACTGCACATATGGCTACCACAAGCACACCCATCTGCCCCTAGTCACGTATCGGCACTAATGTCTGCAGTAATGCTAAAAATTGCAATCTATGGAATTGTCAGATATCTATTTGATTTTAATTCCATTGATGGTTCATCTCATTATCTTTGGTGGGGGTTGGGGGTTGTTGTAATTGGCTCTATTTCGGCATTAGTTGGAATATTGTATGCGTTAGTTGAACGAGACATCAAGCGTATTCTTGCTTTTAGCAGTATTGAGAATATTGGGATTATTCTTATTGGTTTGGGACTTTCTGTAGTTTTTGCATCTTTTAATCTTACATCGCTATCCGTTTTGGCTTTTGTAGCTAGTATGTTTCATACATTGAATCATGCAATTTTCAAAGGGCTGTTGTTTATGACTGCAGGCTCTATCCATTATAGTACCCATACAAAAAACATTGAAGATCTTGGAGGTTTAATCAAAAAAATGCCTTGGACAGGATTGATGTTTCTTATTGGAACAATTGCAATTATCGGGCTACCCCCACTAAATGGATTTATCAGTGAGTGGTTGATATTACAATCCCTTCTTTCAGTTTTCCAAATACCTTCAACTATTTTACAAGTGTCTCTTGCATTTGCAAGTTTGGCGCTTGCACTTACCATAGGTCTTGCAGCTGCTACATTTGTAAGATTATTTGGAATTTCATTCCTATCTAAAAGTCGTACCCTAAAAGCTGCAAATGCAGTTGAGGTACCACGATTTATGCTTGCAGGCAAAGCAATACTTGCATCATCTTGTATTGTCTTGGGAATATTGCCCTTTATTGGAATAAACCTAATTGCCACTGCTTTTAATTTATCATACACTCCTCTAAATCCATTTGAACCTCTTTCAATTATTACTGAAGATGGAAAAAGTTTTGCAAGTTTAATGATGCCTACTGTATTGATAATTTTATTATCCTCTTTTGTATCTATTTTTGTCCTTGTTAAAATCATTGGAAGTAAAACAAGTGTAAAAAAATACAACACATGGGATTGTGGATTTGGTGGGTTATCTGAGAGAACCCAATACACTGCAACATCATTAGCAGAGCCGCTAAGCAGAATTTTTGCTGTTTTTTACAAACCTAAAAATGAAATAATTAATTATTTTTATTCAGATCAAAATCAATATTTGAAAAAATCAATTGAGATGAGTCACACTACAAGGAATATTTTTGACGAATTTTATGATTTAACCCTATCTTTTAGTTTGTATATTCTAAATAAAATTCGAAAAATCCAGACTGGTAAAATCAACGCATATATTTTGTACATTATGATTGCATTACTTTCACTTCTATTTGCTATGGGGGCTGGAATAATTGAATGA
- the tfb gene encoding transcription initiation factor IIB (stabilizes TBP binding to an archaeal box-A promoter; responsible for recruiting RNA polymerase II to the pre-initiation complex), with the protein MSSNTVLKSNLKFECQRCSKKQIVTDLSMGEIFCASCGFVIHEKIENSGYESSSGDDQKDTRRTGAPITLSRNDFGLSTVISSENIDVHGKSIPFAFSSTVKRIRIQDARSRLAKRSDASFNMAFDFLERLQDKLGVSNSVKETAAHIYRKVVERKITSGRPTYSVAAASMYIACRNTHTLRNLSDIATAANIKRTSIAQSYRAIVKRLDLKIPLVNQSDFILKISNTLKISAGTTNLAIEILKKATELDMMAGRDPVGMASASIYFSNVIRHDGFSQIQIANASGITAVTIRNRFYELKKKIQIHKDKNGKNLVVSDTCSTSNSILEKI; encoded by the coding sequence ATGAGTTCCAATACGGTATTGAAATCTAATTTAAAATTTGAATGTCAAAGATGCTCTAAAAAACAAATTGTTACAGACTTGAGTATGGGTGAAATTTTTTGTGCTAGTTGTGGATTTGTAATTCATGAGAAGATAGAGAATTCAGGATACGAATCCAGTTCGGGTGATGATCAAAAAGACACTCGCAGAACTGGTGCACCAATAACTTTATCCAGAAATGACTTTGGTCTTTCTACTGTAATTAGTTCTGAAAATATAGATGTTCATGGAAAATCCATCCCATTTGCTTTTTCATCAACAGTAAAACGAATAAGAATTCAAGATGCTAGAAGCAGATTAGCAAAACGTTCTGATGCAAGTTTCAATATGGCATTTGATTTTCTTGAACGCCTTCAAGACAAACTAGGTGTGTCTAACAGCGTAAAAGAAACTGCAGCACATATTTACAGAAAGGTAGTGGAGAGAAAGATTACATCCGGAAGACCAACCTATTCAGTAGCTGCAGCATCAATGTATATTGCGTGTAGAAATACTCACACACTTCGAAATTTAAGTGATATTGCGACAGCTGCAAATATCAAAAGAACCAGCATCGCTCAAAGCTATAGGGCCATCGTAAAACGACTGGATTTAAAAATACCTCTTGTTAATCAGTCTGATTTTATTTTAAAAATATCAAACACTCTCAAAATATCTGCAGGGACAACAAATCTTGCAATAGAAATTCTCAAAAAAGCAACCGAACTTGATATGATGGCAGGACGTGATCCTGTGGGAATGGCATCAGCGTCAATTTATTTTTCAAACGTGATAAGGCATGATGGATTCTCACAAATACAAATAGCGAATGCATCAGGCATAACTGCCGTAACCATCAGGAACAGATTTTATGAACTAAAGAAAAAAATCCAGATTCACAAGGATAAAAATGGAAAAAATTTAGTCGTATCTGATACCTGCAGTACATCAAACTCAATTTTGGAGAAAATCTAA